In Brassica napus cultivar Da-Ae chromosome A3, Da-Ae, whole genome shotgun sequence, the sequence CACCAAACCCCCGGTCCTCGCCAACTACACTCTCCCCTCCCACTGCCCTTCCCAGCAATTCTCCAGAATCACCCTCGAGCTCAGATCCACCTGCCGAGGCCGACAGTTCGACCGCATCTTCGGCCTCTGGCTCGACGGCGCAGAGCTTCTCCGCAGCTGCACCGCCGAGCCTACGCGAAACGGCATCGTCTGGTCCGTCGAGAAAGACGTCACTAAATACCACTCCCTCCTCGTCAAGAACCGGACTCAGACCCTCGCTCTCTACCTCGGCAACATCGTCGACACAACCTACACCGGCGTTTACCACGTCGACGTCTTCTTCCATTACTATCCACCATCATCTGGTGATTATGATTACAACTCTCCTCCTCGAGCTGATATGATCGTGCCTATTTCGAGAAGCCTCCCTTTAAACGACGGCCTATGGTTCGAGATCTCGAGTTCGGGTGATTCCAAGCGGAAAGAGTTCAAGATCCCTAGGAATGTGTATAGAGCTGTCCTCGAAGTTTATGTTTCTTTCCACGAGAACGATGAGTTTTGGTATGGGAACCTTCCTAACGACTTTATTACAGCTAACAATCTTAGTACAGCTGGTGGTAACGGTCCTTTTAGAGAAGTTGTGGTGACACTAGACGGGGAAGTTGCGGGTGCGGTTTGGCCTTTCCCCGTTGTTTTCACAGGTGGGATCAATCCTTTGCTGTGGAGACCCGTGACGGCTATTGGCTCGTTTGATTTGCCTAGTTATGATATCGAGATGACGCCGTTTTTGGGGAGTTTGTTGGATGGGGAAGGTCAtgagtttgggtttagtgtGACTAACGCGTTGAATGTTTGGTTTGTTGACGCGAATTTGCATCTTTGGTTGGATGGTGAGAAGGAGGTTGTTGAAGGGGAGGTGTTGGAGGTTAGTAGAAGCTCTCTGGAGATTGGTTCTGTGTTAGATTTCAAGGGGTTGAATGGAGAGTTTGAGACGGAGGCTAAGAGGTTGGTATGTTCGAAAGGTTTGGTCAAGTCTTCTCATGGGGAGATTGTGACCACTTCTCGTCAAGAGTTCAGGTATGTAAACAAGATGGTTTTGGGTAAAGATGGGAGCTTGCAGATTATAGATCAGTTGATCGAAGGCGAAGACCGTGTTCAGTCCAAGAGAGGGTCAAGGCGAATCTACGCGGCGAAATCTGTTAAGAGTTTTCCTTTTTACCTCTACTCTGACTCCTTGGAGCAAGAGGACAATACGTCTTTAGAGGTTGCGAATGTGACGATGGGGTTCAATGAGGAGAGAACGGAGAGTGATAAAGTGATGATGAGAACGTTTAAGAGTAAGGTGGAGAATAAGCAAGAAGGGCAAGGGGTTATGGTGGTGAAGAATAACTTAGTGGTGAATGGATATGGGGGGACACAGCAAGTTTATAAATATGTTGGAAGTGATCAATGTTACTTCAGGAACATTAGTAGCTTCAACTACGACATTTTGTATGACAAGGTTGAAGCTGTTTGCGAGGAGAATACACTGAAGATGCCCGAGCATCTAGCCAGACTAGAGACGTTGACCTCGCTCTTGCTGTGAATGACAGTGGGAGAAAGAAACATCGTAGAATAAGTACAAAAGAAGTTTTTTGTATGTTTGTTTCTGTTGTTTTCAGACGATGTCTCGGTCAGGTTTGCTATGTTGTAAACTGTCTTCTTCCCTCGTCATGTTCTGACTTCTATGCAAATAGGACCAGTCCGGTTAATCTGACTTCTATGCAAATATACCCAACCTAGGACATGGTGTCTTGGTAGGGACACCAGAGGAAGCTGTGGCTCATTTCTTTGAAACCGCCAGGAGCTTGGATTACCAAACACTTTTCCCTAATCATGTTGCGGCAGAGATGTCTGAATTGGTTGTCTGAGGAATGGTGTGAACAGACAGTTGATGATCTTTTTTCGTTTTGGTCTCTACAAACGTAGAACGTAACGTCGTAACAGTCGAAACAGTCACTTAATAAGCCTTCCTTAATTCTTATCCCGCTGTGGGATAAATTAGGCTTGTTACGTCTTTGGCCCATATATATCTAGTAGCCGTGTGGTTTTGTAAAAtggttttgtaaaatttgagtttatgttttaaacttttgggaaaatttgtaaaattaatataataaagtaattgagataaaaaaaattaatattgcaGTTTACCATGGTGAAACAAAACTGAtagtaaaacaaaagaaagataaCTAATGTATATAGTTTAGTAATTTCTGTTAACTTTATATATGTGTTGTTATATGAAAGCTTTTCAGATctatattttaactatatacATTACTATTATACTAGGTGGTAACCTGCGCCAGGATGAATGAACTAAAAAGtcatattgtttaatttaatagtataatacatACAAAGTGATAATCGCCTTATTACTCCATTTTCGAATTGATCTTTCAAAACCAGAAAacattttattcttatttttaatataaggaAACAAAGGTTGCGGCTTGATTGAAAAATCAATCAATCTCAAATCAATAATCAATTCTGATTTTGAAACTTTTCATATTTCGTCGCAATTTTTGTGTCatgttaaattatattaaagataaatacatgctatttctaaaaaataaaattaataaatacatgCTAATTATTTGTGAACCCGCAATTTTTACCCAATATCAAATTTTAGATAATCGGAAATATTCATTAAGAATAAGCAAATacttaatataaatttattatgagtttaagataaaacaaaacataggcaatataattattatttaattcataaaaaatatgattaaaatatgaaatgtaACAAAAGTAatagaattataaaatataaaagaaacaacaaagaTAAGTTATAGTCACATAACCAAAAATGATTATATGTTAAACATATAAGATGTTAGTAATTTGGTTCGGCATGATTATATGAAccatactccctctgttctttaatattacatattctagaaaaaaaatttgtttcaaaaaaaattattttttacattttcaagatatgttttattaactaagtgcaaatttaatgtgttttattaaaatgtgtaaaaaaactagaatatgtaacattaagaaacagaaggagtaTTAGTCAAAAAACCATAATCGTCAAAAAACCAAGACTTAACCAAACGTGTATCTCGCGAATGGTTTAAGTGAGTAATCGGATATAATACTTATGTAGAGATATAAAGCATAATATATGAAAGCAATGTTAGTCTAGTGTATAATGGCAAACTATGTAAATAATCTAGTGAGATGAGGACAATAGGGTGAGAGTGATTGTAGTGTTGCCACATAGGAAACAACATTCTTATTAATAACACATGAGAGGAAAGTTACATTCAATtaatgctcctcaaataataagaaAGAGATTGTCTATACTTTGGATCTATGTATCAAAGTCTATATTATCTAAATTTGATATTACTTTTGTACTAAATAATCTTTGTGTAAACATCTAATttgcatttattttttaaatatcatcttaatttaaaatttgcatAATGCATATTGttgagagaaagaaacaaaaagagagaagtGAAATTTAACAAACtggaataataaaataaatgacatGATCACGATCAAGAATCATATCAAATCGTAACATATAaagttaatttatttgatagtGTACACACACTACCGTGGCCTCACCAATTTGCTTTCGTGAATCACACCCCATATCTTTCTATTTTATCATATGCATAATAGGAGAAATACAAATCGACTTGTCCTACGGTCCTATTCGAATGGTTCTGATAAATAATGTTAATTATCATCGTATATACGTCAACCGAATTATCACCGGCACTGACCCCACACCATGCCATTATTGCACATCTTTATATTAATGTAGCTATCATTCAATATATTAACCAATAATTGAAACTTGTTTTTTCGTTAGTCTATAAAGTATAAAGACATAAAGTGATCGATAAACTATAGAGATTCCAGCATAACTAATTCGGCATTATTGCTAAGTTTCAAATTAAGAAGACGCCATGTTTCATCATACCctttaatatatacaaaaggGTCAATGATAAATGTTCGAACGAATCAGTCTACCCAAGAGCCAATTTTCTAACACttttaaaaattcacaaaacTTTGTATTCTtgttaaaaattgtataatacaTTTCGGTGTATTCCATAAAATTTTACAGGACAAACTCTAATAtcaaattttagaattttatattGTTGTTTTATAACTAAGTAGATTTTGGCTTATTCGCTTTATTTGGGTATATAGAATGAAACTCTAACATTTCGATAGTTTGAAACGTCTGGGATATGATTAAGTGGAAGAAAAATGAATTAAACTTTCCGAGTCCCGCCAGATAGATAAGAACCCACGTCGGGATAACAAATCACAAACTTGGTTGACTTTACATATTATATTGACGTATTCAAGTGATTCGAACTCTCGAATATTCCACTTTGATAAGGCATGAGAGAGTACAGAACCTTAATGTATTAGTTGTCCATCTCATATACATGCCATTTATTGAAGAATAATGATTAGTCTACCGATTTACttctaaaaaaaacagaaaaagatcTTATGAAACTTAAAACTTTTTAATAGTCAATTTGGATGGTCTGGAAGTTAAGAGTCAGAGATTTATGCATCTTCGAGTTTAGACAAAATGCATGCACGAGCTCGCACGATCCtgttttctgtttctttttacTAAGTCCTGTTTCTATAAGctaaaaatcaattattttctgttttacCAGGGCTAAAAATTAACCCCAAAAACAAAAGCTAAGATTAATACTAAATCTAATTCCATAGCTTGTGCTACACTAACATTTTACAACCATGAAATCAAGATCCGCAATGAAGAAACTTTTCGAAAAACCCTTAAGAAATCAAAATCCATTAGGTCTTGAAGCAGTAAAACCGATATTCGAAATTAATGCTTTATAATTCGAATACAGATGGTCAAATAATGCTTTAGTTTCACTTTTTACTTAATTTGCAGTATATAATTCCAAATTTCTAACGATCAATACAAATcatacaaaattacaaattacCAAATTAAGCGACGATCTGTAGTCGTCTATCATATGAAATGGAATGGAACCAATGAAAATATTCTAtttcttattttcaaaaaatatatattctatttccTTATgttctcaaaaatatatatttcatttatgCTATGTAATCtgtttgtaataatatttaagaatatCCGTGAGAATTATTCCATTTCCTATAATAATAAGACGGATTTGACGAATAATGTTTTCACTACATAAAAGTATtgagttattttttaaattcacAGATATAAACTCACAAGAATACTCAaccaaaaatatgattaaaaataagaaagtaATATCGAAATAATTAAATCTCACTTAAAAATAAGAAAGTAATATCGAAATAATTAAATCCACTTAAAAAGCGCGCATCTCGGCCAACACACTGTGACTATATCACTTCCTCTATATATAGTTGAGCCTACTTTCTCATTCACTACCATCTCCGAATCTGATCCCACCATCAAAAGTCATTCTCTCTAATCTGAGTGGCATCGAATTAGATTTGATTCCCGCAGATATCTTCCGAAAGGTTTGTCTCTCAATCCATTGAAACTctgtttttattgttttgattttttttttcttttacatcaGTCTATCAAATCCTCTGTTCCATCGTCATTACAGAGAAGCGAGTGGAGATCGGTCTGATCATCAACCATGGCGGGTCGGAACATAGAGAAGATGGCATCAATTGATGCGCAGCTACGACAACTGGCTCCCGCTAAAGTGAGTGAAGACGACAAGCTTATCGAGTACGATGCTCTTCTCCTCGACCGCTTCCTCGACATTCTCCAGGATCTTCACGGCGAGGATCTCCGTGAAACGGTAACATAACTTGATTCACCTTTCGACTGAAATCAATACACACATGTTTGCTGAAATCACAAAAAGTTCAAACCATAGTTCTAAAAATAGGTCCAGGCAGAACCTAAGCACCTGCAACTCGGTCTTACTCTGAAactgattttcttaaaatcctATTTAAACTATGCGaattggtttaaattattttaaattagttaaaacCAATTTTAATCAACAAGTCCATAATtttgtctaatttattttgttttatatgtttaattttgataattcagtTATGGTTTATGTTATGGTCTATGTCTAATTTAATCAATCTAAATTAATACAAATCCATAATTCAGTGATGGTTTATGTTTTATATGTCAAATCTAGccttttgttgatttttttttgataatgcatcaaaattattttatatttaaacgaaaaaaataattgttttaaaatacaaatgtaCAAGTATAAATAATCTAAGACACCAAATAATTTGTCTTCTACCATTCTTGTGAAATGATCTTGCTGTACAGGTTCAAGAGCTATACGAGCTATCTGCTGAGTATGAAGGCAAGCGTGAGCCTAAGAAGCTTGAGGAGCTAGGGAAAGTCCTCACCAGTTTGGACGCTGGTGACTCCATTGTTATCTCCAAGGCCTTCTCCCACATGCTCAACTTAGCAAACTTGGCTGAGGAGGTTCAGATTGCTTACCGCCGTAGGATCAAGAAGCTCAAGAAAGGTGATTTCGTTGACGAGAGCTCTGCGGCTACTGAGTCTGATATCGAAGAGACTTTCAAGAGGCTTGTTTCTGATCTTGGTAAGTCTCCTGAAGAGATCTTTGATGCTTTGAAGAATCAGACTGTGGATTTGGTTTTGACTGCTCATCCTACTCAGTCTGTACGTAGATCTTTGCTTCAGAAGCACGGCAGgttagtttcttttttctttctactTTCTATAGAGAGATCAGTGAGGCAACTCTTTTGAacatgaaatgttttttttttcaggataAGAGACTGTCTTGCGCAGCTGTATGCTAAAGACATTACTCCTGATGACAAGCAGGAGCTTGATGAGTCTCTGCAAAGAGAGATTCAAGCTGCATTCCGCACTGATGAGATAAGGAGAACACCTCCAACACCTCAAGATGAGATGAGAGCTGGAATGAGCTACTTCCATGAGACAATCTGGAACGGTGTCCCTAAGTTTCTTCGCCGTGTTGACACTGCTCTGAAAAACATTGGGATTGATGAACGTGTTCCTTACAATGCTCCATTGATTCAGTTCTCTTCTTGGATGGGCGGTGATCGTGATGGTACATTACTTACTGCCTAATGAATCTCTCTCTTGTTTCCATTTGTCCACCCTCTAATCTAGCTTACCGGAATTTGCAGGTAATCCGAGGGTCACGCCTGAGGTCACTAGAGATGTGTGCTTGTTGGCTAGAATGATGGCTGCCAATCTCTACTATAACCAAATCGAGAATCTGATGTTTGAGGTTTTTTGCTCAACAAATAATGCTTTTTCAACTCTTTCAAGATCCTATTGATTCATTCATTATTTTCTACTTGGCAGTTGTCTATGTGGCGTTGCACTGATGAGTTCCGAGCCAAGGCTGATGAAATCCACAGGAACTCAAGGAAAGATGCTGCAAAACATTACATAGGTTAGAAGCAGATACCATtcttaggaaaaaaaaa encodes:
- the LOC106439387 gene encoding peptide-N4-(N-acetyl-beta-glucosaminyl)asparagine amidase A, coding for MSSSSHPPLLLFFFTVFFLSAVADHHDKTRSRLKPPHFSPLFSSSRNATSPTRYFEVKKPPVPSSPQTQQQPCSHQFLHHDFAYTYTKPPVLANYTLPSHCPSQQFSRITLELRSTCRGRQFDRIFGLWLDGAELLRSCTAEPTRNGIVWSVEKDVTKYHSLLVKNRTQTLALYLGNIVDTTYTGVYHVDVFFHYYPPSSGDYDYNSPPRADMIVPISRSLPLNDGLWFEISSSGDSKRKEFKIPRNVYRAVLEVYVSFHENDEFWYGNLPNDFITANNLSTAGGNGPFREVVVTLDGEVAGAVWPFPVVFTGGINPLLWRPVTAIGSFDLPSYDIEMTPFLGSLLDGEGHEFGFSVTNALNVWFVDANLHLWLDGEKEVVEGEVLEVSRSSLEIGSVLDFKGLNGEFETEAKRLVCSKGLVKSSHGEIVTTSRQEFRYVNKMVLGKDGSLQIIDQLIEGEDRVQSKRGSRRIYAAKSVKSFPFYLYSDSLEQEDNTSLEVANVTMGFNEERTESDKVMMRTFKSKVENKQEGQGVMVVKNNLVVNGYGGTQQVYKYVGSDQCYFRNISSFNYDILYDKVEAVCEENTLKMPEHLARLETLTSLLL